A segment of the Buchnera aphidicola (Ceratoglyphina bambusae) genome:
GTATATTTTAAAATATCCGGACATTTAGACACAATACCAAAAAAAGCATTAGCTAAAACTCCTTCTTGAGAAAAACAAGAAACCAATTTTCTATCTGATATGTTAGGAAGAAGTTTTGTAAATTTTGTCAAAATTACTTGAGGAGACCTATCATCCGTTATAGTTTTCCCGTTAATAGACATATGTACATGACCTAATTCAGCTAAGAATATATTGTGCAAATTTTGAGAATAATTATTATTTAAATAATTAAAATTTTTTTTTATATCAGAGCCAAATTTTACTAATGCAACAGATTCATTAGAATCATTTAATAAATTCCAATTATAATTCTTAGAATCTATTTCTTCTATTTTTTCTTTTGGTTTTACTTTATTATTAACTACTTTAATGCTTTCGTAACATCTATTATGCTTTGGAACATTCATATGTACAACTTTAGCATCATGTCTATATATAACTTTTTTTATTTCTTCAACATTTTTTTTTAAAGCACTTTTAGATATAGGATTTACAAAATTTTTATCAATAGTATTATTGTAATTCAATGATTTATCAAGTTTAAAATTTTTTATAATGTTATTATTATTTTTACTAATATTTTTAATGTTTTTAGTTAAACTATATTTAATATGTTTACCATCATTATTAATATTTAAATTTATTTTCTTAGAATTATAAACTTTAGAAGATTTATTGTAATTAGAAGTAAAAGATTTGTAGGAAACTTTTGAAGTATTAGGGAATTTATCTAAAACTGTTTCAGAATCTTTTAAATAAAATTTCATATTAGGTAACACAGTAGAAATAATTTTTTGATCCATTAAACAATTTTTTTTTTTGTCTATAAAAGTATTTCTATATTTAAATAGTGTAGAAATATAATTAACTACATTGTCTTTTTTATTATAAAATAATTGAAAACTAGATGTTTCAGGACCTTTATCAATATATTTTATTTTTTGTGATCTTTTAACAACTAAAGATCCTTGTCTCATTATATTTTCATTATTTTTGTCTACTTCAAATAAAGAAAAACAACTTTTATCTACATGTTGAGGTTTCTTTTTAACTAAAGGTTTTTTATAATAAGTAAAAGATTTTCTTATAGGAACTAAAGTAATAGCTTCATTCATTTCTGGATTATCAAAATAATCTAATCTATTATGTTGAAACATACGAGATTTAGATTCTAAAAAATCATTTCTAGAATTAACATTTATACTGTCTTTTAAAAAATTTATTTTACTTATATTATAAATAGATGACATAATATTATGTCCTAAATGCATATTCTATAATTTTTATTAAATTAAATTTTTTATATTTAGTCAAGTAATTTATTTAATAAAAATGTAAAATATTATGAAATGTATATTTTATATAAATAAAATAAAAATTAAACTACAAAAATATCAAAAATTTTGTAAATTTATTACCCCATCAAATACGTGCTTAACATCACCTTTTAAAATAATACATGAATCTTTTCCACCCCAATAAACATGCATTTTACCACCTAAAACATTTACAAAAACTTCATTATTAATAAAACCATTATTTATACCTACTACAGCTGATGCTGAAACTCCACTACCGCAAGATCTAGTTTCTCCAACCCCTCTTTCATAAGTTCTTACGTTTATTTCATTGTTAGAAACAATTTCTACAAAATTTACATTAACTCCTTTAGGAAATAAAAAATGATTTTCTAAAAAATAACCAATTTTATTTATTTTTATATTAAAAACATTATTTAAAAATATTACACAATGTGGATTTCCTAAGAAAACTATAAAAAATTTAATATTTTTTGATTCAAAACGAACATTATATCCATGTTTTGAATACTCTTTTAAAAACGGAATATTAATTGGATCAAAATCCGGTTTAGGTAATTTTATTGAAATAAAATCTTTATCTATATTTTCTAAAAACATTTTTTTGTTTTTAGTTCTTATACAAATGTTCTTTTTATCAACAATATTTTTTAAAAAAACAAATCTTCCAAAACATCTAGCTCCATTAATACATTGAAAAATTTCATTTCCATCTGCATTAAAAATTTTATAAAAAAAATCTACATTGTCTTCATAACTGTTTTCTACTAAAATAAGTTGATCAAATCCTATACCAATATTTCTATTGGATAATTTATTTATTATTTTCTTTGTTAGAAATATTTCATTTTTTAAATTGTTAAATATAACAAAATCATTTTCTAATCCATGCATTTTTGAAAAATTAAATAATCTCATAACTAATTTTCTTAATAAAATATTAATAAAAAAAAAAATAATTAAATTATTTTATTTTTAATATAAAAATTAATTATATAATAAAAATAAAACTTTTTAACAAAATAAAAATAAACATAAATCTAGAATTAATAAATTCAATATATTTTTTTACTAAAACATAAATGTTGATCGGCGAAAGAGGATTTGAACCTCTGACCTACTGGTCCCAAACCAGTTGCGCTACCAAGCTGCGCTATTCGCCGAATAATAAAAATTTAATAAAATTAAATATGTTTATTTATAAATTAAAATTTTAATAAAAAATAGAAATATTTTTTAAATATGGGTGATTAATGGGACTCGAACCCATGACCACTGAAACCACAATCCAGGGCTCTACCAGCTGAGCTATAATCACCAATTATTCAAAATTTAATATTAAAAAAAATAAAATATAAATAATTTTAATATTTAAAATAATGTTAAAATATTATATTTTTAAAACTATGTATTATTATAAAATAATATTGAAAAAAATAAAATTTTATAAATATAAAAAGTATTATATATTTTATTCATTAAAAATTAGTATAATCATACTGTATAATTTTTTTTTTTTCAATTAATATTTTTAAATGATCGTTTAAGAAAAATATAAAAAAGAAATAATATAAAATTAATTTTGAAAAATATTACACAAGATACTTATTTTTTTTAAAAATGCTAAAACTTTTATGATCTTTTCATCATTTCAAAAAAATCATTGTTAGTTTTAGTCATAGATAACTTAGCAATTAAAAATTCCATAGCATCTATTTCACTCATAGGATGTATAATTTTTCTTAAAATCCACATTTTTTTTAATTCTTCTTTAGAAGTCAATAGTTCTTCTTTTCTAGTGCCAGATCTATTATAATCAATTGCTGGAAATACTCTTTTTTCTGCTATTTTCCTAGACAATGGTAATTCCATATTTCCAGTTCCTTTAAATTCTTCATATATTACTTCATCCATTTTAGAGCCAGTATCTATTAAAGCTGTAGCTATTATAGTCAAACTGCCACCCTCCTCGACATTTCTGGCTGCTCCAAAAAATCTTTTAGGTCTATGTAATGCATTAGCATCAACACCACCAGTTAAAACTTTACCAGATGCAGGTACAACAGTATTATATGCTCTAGCTAATCTAGTAATAGAATCTAATAAAATTACTACATCTTTTTTATGTTCAACTAAACGTTTTGCTTTTTCTATTACCATTTCAGAAACTTGAACATGTCTAGAAGCTGGTTCATCAAAAGTAGAAGCGACTACTTCTCCATTTACCAATCTTTGCATTTCAGTTACTTCTTCTGGTCTTTCATCTATTAACAAAACCATTAAAACACAATCTGTATAATTATGAGCTATACTTTGAGCTATATTTTGCAATAACATTGTTTTACCAGCTTTAGGAGGAGCAACTATTAATCCTCTCTGACCTCTACCTATAGGAGATGATAAATCTAAAACTCTAGCAGTAATATCTTCAGTAGAACCATTTCCTCTCTCCATCCTTAATCTAGAATTAGCATGTAAAGGAGTTAAATTTTCAAACAAAATTTTACTTCTAGAACTTTCTGGTTTATCATAATTTACTTCATTTACTTTTAACAAAGCAAAATATCTTTCTCCTTCTTTAGGAGGTCTTATTTTTCCAGAAATTGTATCTCCTGTTCTCAAGTTAAATCTTCTAATTTGACTAGGAGAAACATATATATCATCAGGACCTGCTAAATAAGAACTGTCTGATGATCTTAAAAAACC
Coding sequences within it:
- the dapF gene encoding diaminopimelate epimerase, whose product is MRLFNFSKMHGLENDFVIFNNLKNEIFLTKKIINKLSNRNIGIGFDQLILVENSYEDNVDFFYKIFNADGNEIFQCINGARCFGRFVFLKNIVDKKNICIRTKNKKMFLENIDKDFISIKLPKPDFDPINIPFLKEYSKHGYNVRFESKNIKFFIVFLGNPHCVIFLNNVFNIKINKIGYFLENHFLFPKGVNVNFVEIVSNNEINVRTYERGVGETRSCGSGVSASAVVGINNGFINNEVFVNVLGGKMHVYWGGKDSCIILKGDVKHVFDGVINLQNF
- the rho gene encoding transcription termination factor Rho, which codes for MNLTELKNNPVSELIILGEKMGLENLARMRKQDIIFAILKQHSKGGEDIFGNGVLEILQDGFGFLRSSDSSYLAGPDDIYVSPSQIRRFNLRTGDTISGKIRPPKEGERYFALLKVNEVNYDKPESSRSKILFENLTPLHANSRLRMERGNGSTEDITARVLDLSSPIGRGQRGLIVAPPKAGKTMLLQNIAQSIAHNYTDCVLMVLLIDERPEEVTEMQRLVNGEVVASTFDEPASRHVQVSEMVIEKAKRLVEHKKDVVILLDSITRLARAYNTVVPASGKVLTGGVDANALHRPKRFFGAARNVEEGGSLTIIATALIDTGSKMDEVIYEEFKGTGNMELPLSRKIAEKRVFPAIDYNRSGTRKEELLTSKEELKKMWILRKIIHPMSEIDAMEFLIAKLSMTKTNNDFFEMMKRS